A window of Costertonia aggregata contains these coding sequences:
- a CDS encoding cupin-like domain-containing protein, whose translation MQLNLQDIPRVKTISKADFIQDYFKPQKPVVVEQFIEDWPAFSKWNLDYMAKVAGDKTVPLYDDRPVSHTDGFNEPHTTMKMGDYIDLLKKEPTKYRIFLWNILKEVPILQKDFTYPDFGLKLMKGLPMLFFGGTNSHTFMHYDIDLGNIFHFHFEGKKECILYPQSETKYLYKVPHSLITHESIDFSNPDFEKWPALQKAKGYKTHLKHGEVLYMPEGYWHYMKYISPGFSMSLRAIARNPKNLGKAFYNVLIMRYYDNVMRKIKGQKWIDSKNEKAIVRTNALYDSVR comes from the coding sequence TTGCAACTGAACTTACAGGACATACCCAGGGTAAAAACAATATCTAAGGCGGATTTTATCCAAGATTATTTTAAGCCTCAGAAACCTGTTGTTGTGGAACAGTTCATAGAGGATTGGCCCGCATTTTCCAAATGGAACTTGGACTATATGGCCAAGGTGGCTGGCGATAAGACGGTTCCCCTCTACGATGACAGACCGGTTTCCCATACCGACGGTTTTAATGAACCGCATACGACCATGAAAATGGGAGATTACATTGATTTACTGAAAAAAGAGCCTACGAAATACCGTATTTTTCTTTGGAATATTCTGAAAGAAGTACCCATACTTCAAAAAGATTTCACATACCCTGATTTTGGATTAAAGCTTATGAAGGGTTTGCCCATGCTTTTCTTTGGAGGCACCAATTCACATACGTTTATGCACTATGACATTGATTTGGGGAATATCTTTCATTTTCACTTTGAGGGTAAAAAAGAATGCATTCTATATCCCCAATCCGAAACCAAGTATTTGTACAAGGTTCCCCACTCTTTGATCACACACGAAAGTATTGATTTTTCTAATCCCGATTTTGAAAAATGGCCTGCATTGCAAAAAGCCAAAGGCTATAAGACTCATTTAAAGCATGGTGAGGTATTGTACATGCCAGAGGGCTATTGGCACTATATGAAGTACATAAGCCCGGGATTTTCAATGAGTTTAAGAGCTATCGCCCGTAATCCCAAAAATCTAGGGAAGGCTTTTTACAACGTACTTATTATGCGTTATTATGATAATGTTATGCGAAAAATAAAAGGCCAAAAGTGGATCGATTCCAAAAACGAAAAAGCAATAGTCAGAACCAATGCTTTGTATGACTCGGTCAGGTAA
- a CDS encoding regulatory protein RecX yields the protein MSFHTNSYTIDEAKKKLENYCAYQDRCHKEVVQKLKGMRMIPEAIDQIVTHLIQENYLNEERFAQSFARGKFNIKKWGKNRIVNELKQRDISRFNITTALKEIDEEEYIKTLDTLAKKRLGQITEKNVQKRKKKLADYLLYRGWESHLVYAKLQELIKAP from the coding sequence ATGAGTTTTCATACAAACTCCTATACTATTGACGAAGCCAAAAAAAAGCTGGAAAATTATTGCGCCTATCAAGACCGTTGCCATAAAGAGGTTGTACAAAAATTAAAAGGAATGCGTATGATACCTGAGGCCATTGACCAAATTGTCACGCACCTGATCCAAGAAAACTATTTGAACGAAGAACGATTTGCCCAAAGTTTTGCAAGGGGAAAATTCAATATAAAGAAGTGGGGCAAAAACCGAATCGTAAACGAACTGAAACAACGTGATATTTCTCGATTCAATATTACTACCGCCCTAAAGGAAATTGATGAAGAAGAATACATAAAAACCTTGGATACCCTCGCCAAAAAAAGATTGGGGCAAATCACTGAAAAAAACGTTCAAAAAAGAAAAAAAAAACTAGCCGATTATCTTTTGTACAGGGGTTGGGAAAGCCATTTGGTCTATGCCAAACTTCAAGAACTGATCAAAGCCCCATAG
- a CDS encoding glucosidase family protein — MKKSHGSLLCIIFLYILGCSENTPDESLTDYLDDTASIQGKDAYLESPYVTAGDRVYMVGHQDGSFPELGWHIKGEMGGIWNHPIKLMDGFDVNLTFDTENVALKKADTFVNYPFGNKHIYNLSDSDLKIERFQFVPDGKQGIILQYLLKNSGDTVQKFGFEFTGHSDLRPTWLGERTKMIDGQDTSNYLNQREQWLIKDMNNPWFLTYGAKEKPMSHGNAKNIYKGLGVSNMLKYDIHLEPNEARTLTFTIAGSYHSKEGALKTYDDLGNNTLNRLSQKKERYVQLAKQSKLTVPDKNLEKAFEWLKYNCDWLVRTVPEIGTGITAGIPDYPWWFGVDSEYALKGYMAIGQTNVVYKTIHLLDSVSKAVNGNGKIIHEMSTNGTVFNNGNINETPQFVSLIWEVYQWDGNKEFLQNYFPTIKKGLHWLMAENDTSGNLFPDGFGMMEIHGLDSEMIDVASYTQRAFSDAAKIALVLEEMGLAKAYKKTADILKKKINDKFWSEGFSSYADFLGTDEQALHLIDDAIVRADTLKKPWAVSELQNTKKQILKNRSSTLKPFVLHHNWVVNTPMEMLIADSTKAIQALNTAEKFVNPFGVFVTGIDRDDSAGSDDGSFKGSKVFSYTGAVMTLPTGVQAVAENNYGRPDKALNYLNRMTRTFSYALPGSMYEVSPDYGMMAQAWNIYSYAIPIVQQFFGIKPQASKKKVVLKPQMPSKWNKASLENVKVADNAISVYYEKKPNSIDLEVSQTKPDWEIEVVLPKTRGIDYTQISHYDARKSSGQYAVFSATGDSVKISIDIK; from the coding sequence ATGAAAAAAAGCCACGGTAGCCTACTATGCATCATTTTTTTATACATTTTAGGATGTTCAGAAAACACCCCCGATGAGAGTTTGACGGATTATCTTGACGATACCGCTTCTATACAAGGCAAAGATGCATACTTGGAATCGCCTTATGTGACTGCTGGGGACAGGGTGTATATGGTAGGTCATCAAGACGGTTCCTTTCCTGAATTGGGATGGCATATTAAAGGAGAAATGGGCGGTATTTGGAACCACCCTATCAAACTTATGGATGGGTTTGACGTTAACCTTACGTTTGATACTGAAAACGTAGCGTTGAAAAAAGCGGATACCTTTGTAAATTATCCGTTCGGTAATAAGCACATTTATAATTTATCCGATAGCGACCTTAAAATAGAAAGGTTTCAATTTGTACCGGATGGAAAACAGGGAATCATCCTTCAATATCTTTTAAAAAATTCAGGTGATACCGTACAAAAATTCGGGTTTGAATTCACTGGGCATTCTGACTTAAGACCAACATGGTTAGGTGAGCGCACCAAAATGATAGATGGCCAAGATACCTCCAACTATTTGAACCAAAGAGAACAATGGTTGATAAAGGATATGAACAACCCGTGGTTCTTAACATACGGAGCCAAAGAAAAACCTATGTCCCACGGAAATGCGAAAAATATATACAAGGGGTTGGGTGTTTCAAACATGTTGAAGTACGACATTCATCTTGAGCCTAACGAAGCCCGAACACTGACCTTTACCATAGCAGGTTCATACCACTCCAAAGAAGGTGCCCTAAAAACCTATGACGACCTTGGCAACAATACATTAAACCGGTTATCCCAAAAAAAGGAAAGATACGTGCAATTGGCAAAACAATCAAAATTGACCGTTCCCGATAAAAATTTGGAAAAGGCCTTTGAATGGCTAAAGTACAATTGTGATTGGTTGGTTAGGACGGTTCCTGAGATAGGCACGGGAATAACTGCTGGTATTCCCGACTACCCATGGTGGTTTGGGGTAGACAGCGAATATGCGTTAAAAGGCTATATGGCCATTGGCCAGACCAATGTGGTATACAAGACCATTCATCTTTTGGACAGTGTTTCCAAGGCCGTTAACGGTAATGGTAAAATCATACATGAAATGTCTACCAACGGTACGGTTTTCAATAATGGCAACATCAACGAGACCCCTCAATTTGTTTCATTGATTTGGGAAGTGTACCAATGGGACGGCAACAAAGAATTTCTCCAAAATTATTTCCCTACGATAAAAAAGGGATTGCACTGGCTTATGGCCGAAAACGATACAAGCGGTAATTTATTCCCCGACGGATTTGGAATGATGGAGATACATGGCCTTGACAGTGAAATGATAGATGTAGCCTCCTATACACAGCGGGCATTTTCCGATGCAGCTAAAATTGCGTTGGTATTGGAAGAGATGGGATTGGCCAAAGCATATAAAAAAACGGCAGATATCTTAAAAAAGAAGATAAACGATAAGTTTTGGTCAGAGGGTTTTAGCTCTTATGCCGATTTTTTGGGAACCGACGAACAAGCCTTACATTTGATCGACGATGCCATCGTTAGGGCCGATACGCTAAAAAAACCATGGGCAGTTTCCGAACTTCAGAATACGAAAAAACAGATTTTAAAAAACCGTTCCTCTACGCTAAAACCCTTTGTACTACACCATAATTGGGTAGTGAACACGCCCATGGAAATGCTAATAGCCGATTCAACAAAAGCCATTCAAGCCTTGAATACCGCTGAAAAATTTGTGAATCCGTTTGGGGTTTTCGTGACCGGTATCGATAGGGATGACTCCGCCGGTTCAGACGATGGTTCTTTTAAGGGCAGTAAGGTCTTCTCCTACACGGGAGCGGTAATGACCCTGCCGACCGGAGTGCAAGCGGTAGCGGAAAACAACTATGGTAGGCCCGATAAGGCGTTGAATTATTTGAACCGAATGACACGTACTTTCAGCTATGCGTTACCGGGAAGCATGTATGAAGTTTCCCCAGATTATGGCATGATGGCTCAAGCTTGGAACATTTACAGCTACGCCATACCTATTGTTCAACAGTTTTTTGGGATAAAACCACAGGCATCAAAAAAGAAGGTAGTGCTAAAGCCTCAAATGCCATCAAAATGGAACAAAGCCTCTTTGGAAAATGTAAAGGTTGCCGACAATGCCATATCGGTTTATTATGAAAAAAAACCTAATTCGATTGATCTGGAAGTGAGCCAAACCAAACCCGACTGGGAAATCGAGGTGGTACTCCCAAAAACAAGAGGTATTGATTATACCCAAATAAGTCATTATGATGCAAGAAAAAGTTCAGGGCAATACGCTGTATTTTCTGCAACAGGCGATTCAGTAAAAATCTCAATCGATATAAAGTAA
- a CDS encoding Rne/Rng family ribonuclease, translating to MNRELIVRSSSEAVDFALLKDGKLIELHKEEDNNNFSVGDIFLAKIRKPVTGLNAAFVNVGYEKDAFLHYHDLGPQLSSMLKFIKQVSTGKLRDYSLKDFPFEKDIDKHGVITDVIKANQSLLVQIVKEPISTKGPRISSELSLAGRYLVMVPFSDRVSVSQKIESNEEKDRLKRLVKSIKPKGFGVIIRTVAEGKKVAELDKDLQNLLTKWSAMCKKLYKAPTPSKVLVELNRASSILRDVFNDSFTGIHVDDETLYEQIKDYVAEIAPEKESIVKQHNSTVPIFEKFGIERQIKTSFGRTASMSKGAYLIIEHTEALHVIDVNSGNRSNKAKNQEDTALEVNLLAASEIARQLRLRDMGGIIVVDFIDMVKAPHRKKLFEHLRDEMKDDRAKHKILPPSKFGLIQITRQRVRPEMNIKTSEVNPNGNGQEIEAPIVLIDKINANLEKLLKGPKANNGIVLNIHPFIAAYITKGFPSIRSKWFLEHKKWIKIQPRDAYTYLEYRFKDKDGKTIY from the coding sequence GTGAATAGAGAATTAATCGTAAGATCTAGTTCCGAAGCCGTTGACTTTGCCTTATTAAAAGATGGAAAGCTAATAGAATTACACAAAGAAGAGGATAACAATAATTTTTCGGTTGGCGATATATTCCTCGCCAAGATTCGAAAACCCGTAACCGGGCTGAATGCCGCTTTTGTAAACGTAGGTTATGAAAAAGATGCCTTTTTGCACTATCATGATCTTGGGCCGCAGTTATCTTCAATGCTAAAATTCATTAAGCAGGTAAGTACAGGGAAATTAAGAGATTACTCCCTTAAAGACTTTCCATTTGAAAAAGATATTGATAAACATGGTGTAATAACCGATGTTATCAAAGCCAATCAATCTTTATTGGTGCAAATCGTTAAAGAACCCATATCCACCAAAGGCCCCCGAATTAGTTCGGAACTCTCCCTAGCGGGGCGTTACCTGGTCATGGTACCTTTTTCCGATCGTGTATCGGTCTCTCAAAAAATAGAGAGCAACGAGGAAAAAGATAGACTTAAAAGACTTGTAAAGAGCATTAAGCCAAAAGGATTTGGGGTTATCATACGAACAGTTGCAGAAGGCAAAAAAGTCGCAGAGCTGGACAAAGATCTACAGAACTTGCTGACCAAATGGTCCGCAATGTGCAAGAAATTGTATAAAGCACCTACGCCATCCAAGGTATTGGTAGAGCTCAACAGGGCTTCATCCATACTGAGGGATGTTTTTAACGATTCCTTTACGGGAATCCACGTAGATGATGAAACGCTTTATGAACAAATTAAGGATTATGTTGCCGAAATAGCCCCGGAAAAGGAGTCTATCGTAAAACAACATAATAGTACTGTCCCGATTTTTGAAAAATTCGGAATCGAGAGGCAGATAAAAACTTCTTTTGGCCGTACGGCATCCATGAGCAAGGGTGCGTATTTGATCATTGAACATACCGAAGCCTTGCACGTAATAGACGTAAACAGCGGTAACCGTTCAAATAAGGCCAAAAATCAAGAAGATACCGCATTGGAAGTAAATCTTTTGGCCGCATCGGAAATTGCAAGACAATTAAGGTTGCGTGATATGGGAGGTATTATCGTGGTCGATTTTATAGACATGGTAAAAGCACCGCACAGGAAAAAGCTTTTTGAACATCTTAGGGATGAGATGAAAGATGACCGTGCCAAGCACAAGATACTCCCCCCAAGTAAATTTGGGCTCATACAGATTACCAGACAACGGGTAAGGCCAGAGATGAACATTAAAACAAGTGAGGTAAATCCCAATGGCAATGGCCAGGAGATAGAGGCACCTATCGTTTTAATCGATAAGATCAATGCCAATCTGGAGAAACTTTTAAAAGGGCCCAAAGCCAATAATGGGATTGTATTGAACATACACCCTTTTATAGCGGCCTATATTACCAAAGGTTTCCCGTCCATACGTTCCAAGTGGTTCTTGGAGCATAAAAAATGGATAAAAATACAACCTAGGGATGCGTATACGTATCTTGAATACCGTTTTAAGGATAAAGACGGCAAGACCATATATTAG
- a CDS encoding HU family DNA-binding protein, translating into MTKADIVTKISEKLGIEKGDVQATVETFMEEVKSSLENGDNVYLRGFGSFIIKTRAEKTGRNISKNTTIKIPAHNIPAFKPAKVFVEGVKSNVHVKQ; encoded by the coding sequence ATGACGAAAGCGGATATCGTAACGAAAATCTCAGAAAAACTGGGAATTGAAAAAGGAGATGTACAAGCAACAGTTGAAACCTTTATGGAAGAGGTTAAATCTTCATTGGAAAATGGAGACAACGTTTACCTAAGAGGTTTTGGTAGTTTTATCATAAAGACCAGAGCAGAAAAAACAGGTAGAAATATTTCTAAGAACACTACCATAAAAATTCCTGCCCACAACATTCCGGCATTTAAGCCTGCAAAGGTTTTTGTAGAAGGAGTAAAGAGTAACGTACACGTTAAACAATAA
- the mutY gene encoding A/G-specific adenine glycosylase → MPFSQKILRWYHENKRTLPWRKTKNPYNIWLSEIILQQTRVVQGTPYYLKLVENFPTVHDLAKAPEEKVLKLWQGLGYYSRARNLHAAAKMIVNEYDGRFPRTYNELLKLKGVGDYTASAIASICFNEPEPVVDGNVYRVLARYYGVDIPINSTEGIKYFKKLARKVMNKENVRDYNQGIMEFGAIQCAPKKPYCLLCPLNDSCTALQRNKVGDLPVKMNKAKVRNRYFNYLVPVFEKDGIKKTILHQRKGKGIWQNMWEFPLMESEKEINLEEIKNKHSTVLNSDTNGKVSLFNTHAIVHKLSHQHLHTKFWIVEVDHDLPNGIPLSKLEELPVPVLIADFIKAFKNLYF, encoded by the coding sequence ATACCATTTTCTCAAAAAATTCTACGTTGGTACCATGAAAATAAACGAACGTTGCCGTGGCGAAAAACCAAAAACCCATACAATATTTGGCTTTCGGAAATTATTCTACAGCAGACCCGTGTAGTACAGGGTACACCGTACTATCTGAAGTTGGTTGAGAATTTTCCAACGGTACATGACTTGGCCAAGGCACCCGAGGAAAAAGTATTGAAATTATGGCAAGGGCTGGGCTATTATTCTAGGGCCAGGAACCTACATGCTGCCGCTAAGATGATAGTGAACGAATATGATGGCCGATTTCCCAGGACTTACAATGAACTTTTGAAGCTTAAAGGCGTTGGGGACTACACGGCGAGTGCCATAGCATCTATTTGTTTTAATGAACCCGAACCCGTGGTCGATGGTAACGTATACCGTGTCTTGGCCAGATATTACGGCGTAGATATTCCCATAAACAGTACCGAAGGTATCAAATACTTTAAAAAATTGGCACGAAAGGTAATGAACAAAGAGAACGTTCGTGACTATAACCAAGGCATAATGGAGTTTGGGGCCATTCAGTGCGCTCCCAAAAAACCATATTGTTTATTGTGCCCCCTTAACGATAGTTGTACGGCTCTTCAAAGAAATAAAGTGGGCGATTTGCCCGTCAAAATGAACAAGGCCAAAGTCAGAAACCGATATTTTAACTATTTGGTTCCCGTTTTTGAAAAAGATGGAATCAAAAAAACAATACTGCACCAGCGTAAAGGAAAAGGGATTTGGCAAAACATGTGGGAATTCCCACTTATGGAATCTGAAAAGGAAATCAATTTAGAAGAGATAAAAAACAAACATTCGACCGTTCTTAATAGTGATACCAACGGAAAGGTGTCACTTTTTAATACTCATGCCATTGTACATAAACTTTCCCATCAACATTTGCATACCAAATTCTGGATCGTTGAGGTAGACCATGATTTGCCCAACGGTATACCACTTTCCAAACTGGAAGAATTGCCCGTGCCTGTTTTGATAGCAGACTTTATAAAAGCGTTTAAAAATTTGTACTTTTGA
- a CDS encoding single-stranded DNA-binding protein translates to MSGTLNKVMLIGHLGDEVKIHYFEGGNCIARFPLATNETYTNKQTGERVTNTDWHNIVIRNKAAEICEKYLSKGDKVYVEGRLKNRQWQGEDGNTRYTTEVHVQDFTFLTTKKESMANNQANDQPQHNKAAAQTAAPKAQAKVNEPEQDDDLPF, encoded by the coding sequence ATGAGCGGAACATTGAACAAAGTAATGCTTATTGGGCATTTAGGGGATGAAGTAAAGATTCATTATTTTGAAGGCGGCAACTGTATTGCCCGTTTTCCATTGGCTACCAACGAGACCTATACCAATAAACAAACAGGTGAACGGGTCACCAATACAGATTGGCACAACATCGTTATCCGAAACAAGGCTGCCGAGATTTGTGAAAAATATCTAAGCAAAGGCGACAAGGTATATGTAGAAGGCAGATTAAAAAATAGACAGTGGCAAGGGGAAGACGGTAATACAAGATATACCACCGAAGTACATGTGCAGGATTTTACTTTTTTGACGACAAAAAAGGAAAGCATGGCCAATAATCAAGCCAACGACCAACCGCAACATAATAAAGCAGCCGCCCAGACTGCTGCGCCCAAAGCGCAAGCTAAGGTTAACGAGCCGGAACAGGATGATGACCTGCCATTTTAA
- a CDS encoding gliding motility-associated protein GldE has protein sequence MDPDPLSLVLSFISFDSALLAKIFILIILLLCSALISGAEVAFFGLSQTDINEIQEQKTTKGNFIVKLLERPKKLLATILIANNTINIGIVLLFSDIGDTFFANITYVLFNIVSVRFLLEVVVATFLILMFGEILPKIYANRNRISFAHIMAFPLKVLDVLFSPLSMPMRATTIFMYKKLGKQKSNLSVDHLSQALELTSEGDTTKEEQKILEGIVSFGNTDTKQVMSPRIDIFALSEDMKYPEVIREIKKHGYSRIPVFSENMDNLLGVLYVKDLLPYIDRKSFNWMALIREPYFVPENKKLDDLLLEFQDKKNHLAVVVDEYGGTSGIVTLEDIIEEIVGDISDEFDDVDLVFSKLDDHNYVFDGKTTLKDFYRVVKIDDEEDFELQKGESETIAGFVLEIAGNFPRRGEKVLFKNYQFIVESLDKKRLKQIKITLPRES, from the coding sequence TTGGACCCTGACCCCCTTAGTTTGGTACTGAGTTTTATAAGTTTTGACAGTGCGCTACTGGCTAAAATTTTTATTCTTATCATTCTTCTGTTATGCTCGGCCCTTATATCCGGTGCGGAAGTAGCTTTTTTTGGACTTTCACAAACGGACATAAATGAAATACAGGAGCAAAAAACGACCAAGGGTAATTTTATTGTCAAATTATTGGAGCGTCCCAAAAAGCTATTGGCCACAATTTTGATTGCCAACAACACTATCAATATTGGTATCGTACTTCTTTTTAGTGATATTGGCGACACTTTTTTCGCAAATATCACCTACGTGTTGTTCAATATAGTCTCGGTAAGGTTTTTGTTGGAAGTTGTGGTGGCCACTTTTTTAATATTGATGTTCGGGGAGATCTTGCCGAAAATCTACGCAAACCGAAACCGCATCAGTTTCGCCCATATCATGGCATTTCCTTTAAAGGTTTTGGATGTACTTTTCAGCCCCTTGAGCATGCCCATGCGGGCAACTACGATTTTTATGTACAAAAAGTTGGGAAAGCAAAAATCAAACCTAAGCGTAGATCATCTCTCCCAGGCACTGGAACTTACCTCCGAAGGGGATACAACTAAAGAGGAACAAAAGATTTTGGAAGGTATCGTATCTTTTGGAAATACCGATACCAAGCAGGTCATGAGCCCCAGGATAGATATTTTTGCTTTGAGCGAGGACATGAAATATCCCGAGGTCATACGAGAAATAAAAAAACACGGCTATTCCCGTATTCCTGTTTTTTCAGAAAATATGGACAATCTTCTGGGAGTTCTTTACGTAAAAGATCTGCTGCCTTATATAGACCGCAAATCCTTTAATTGGATGGCCTTGATACGAGAACCTTATTTTGTGCCGGAAAATAAAAAATTGGATGATTTGTTATTGGAATTTCAAGACAAAAAAAACCATTTGGCCGTTGTAGTAGATGAATATGGGGGTACATCAGGAATTGTTACCTTAGAGGATATTATTGAAGAGATTGTTGGTGATATCAGTGATGAGTTTGACGATGTAGATCTGGTATTTTCGAAATTGGACGACCATAACTATGTTTTTGATGGGAAAACTACACTAAAGGATTTCTACAGAGTGGTAAAAATTGACGATGAGGAAGATTTTGAACTACAAAAAGGAGAGTCTGAAACCATTGCGGGATTTGTATTGGAAATCGCAGGTAATTTTCCCAGAAGGGGAGAAAAAGTGCTTTTTAAAAACTATCAATTTATAGTAGAAAGCCTCGACAAAAAAAGATTAAAGCAAATTAAAATCACACTGCCACGTGAAAGTTAA
- the gldD gene encoding gliding motility lipoprotein GldD, which yields MKVKYFVLFLLIFLGCKNGEEVLPKPKAELRLEYPKANYIDTNLGFFSFERNQEANFRIESKKGITIGYPNMNGSIYITYKNVDGNLDKLLSDAQKLSYEHVAKADNIAEQPFVNEKDKVYGMYYEVFGDAASQAQFYVTDSTEHFVTGSLYFFAKPNYDSIQPAAAYLQEDIKHIMETFRWNE from the coding sequence GTGAAAGTTAAATATTTTGTATTGTTTTTATTGATTTTTTTGGGCTGTAAGAACGGGGAAGAGGTACTGCCCAAACCAAAGGCAGAACTCAGGCTAGAGTATCCCAAGGCCAACTATATAGATACCAACTTGGGTTTTTTTAGTTTTGAGCGCAATCAAGAGGCCAATTTTAGAATTGAATCGAAAAAAGGGATTACCATAGGCTACCCAAATATGAACGGTTCAATTTATATCACGTACAAGAACGTAGATGGCAATTTGGATAAACTATTGTCAGATGCCCAAAAATTATCTTATGAGCACGTGGCCAAAGCCGATAATATTGCCGAACAGCCTTTTGTAAACGAAAAGGATAAAGTTTACGGAATGTATTATGAAGTCTTTGGCGATGCAGCTTCACAGGCTCAATTTTATGTGACGGACAGTACCGAGCATTTTGTAACGGGATCGTTGTATTTTTTCGCCAAACCCAATTATGATTCCATTCAGCCTGCCGCGGCGTATCTTCAAGAGGATATAAAACATATTATGGAGACTTTTCGCTGGAACGAATAA
- a CDS encoding pyridoxal-phosphate dependent enzyme, whose translation MQKQDVIDCHARISPYVHDTPVLTSRLINTKVGAEVYFKCENFQRAGAYKIRGATNAILQLSDEQRSKGVVTHSSGNFAQALSLAAQSLKVPAHIVMPSSAPQVKKIGVLEYGGTIYECKPTLGARQRMADQIAKETGAVFLHPSNNEHVILGQGTAAFELLTERPDLNYIFCPVGGGGLIAGSAIAAKHFGESCKIIGGEPFEADDAYRSLQTGKIEGNNTVNTIADGLKTTLGDKNFPIIKKHVTKIVRVTENEIVVAMRLVWERMKIIIEPSSAVTVAALIRDAEENPKEYMRKKAGIIISGGNVDLGDLPFGK comes from the coding sequence ATGCAAAAACAAGATGTAATCGACTGCCATGCAAGAATAAGCCCGTATGTTCACGATACACCGGTTCTCACATCAAGATTGATCAATACAAAAGTAGGTGCAGAGGTATATTTTAAATGCGAAAACTTTCAACGGGCCGGAGCCTATAAAATTAGGGGAGCTACGAACGCCATCCTACAACTGTCCGATGAGCAGCGCAGTAAAGGTGTTGTGACCCATTCATCTGGCAATTTTGCCCAGGCATTGTCATTGGCCGCACAAAGCTTAAAAGTTCCCGCCCATATCGTTATGCCATCATCTGCTCCTCAGGTAAAAAAGATAGGCGTATTGGAATATGGGGGCACTATTTACGAATGTAAGCCTACGCTGGGTGCCCGCCAGCGCATGGCAGACCAGATTGCAAAAGAGACTGGAGCTGTTTTTTTGCATCCTTCCAATAATGAGCATGTAATTTTAGGTCAGGGAACGGCAGCTTTTGAATTATTGACCGAGCGACCAGATTTAAACTATATTTTTTGCCCTGTGGGTGGCGGGGGATTGATTGCCGGGTCCGCCATAGCTGCAAAACATTTTGGAGAGAGTTGTAAAATAATCGGGGGCGAGCCTTTTGAGGCCGATGATGCTTACCGTTCATTGCAAACTGGAAAAATTGAAGGAAACAACACCGTAAATACCATAGCCGACGGACTAAAAACGACATTGGGCGACAAGAATTTTCCCATAATCAAAAAGCATGTAACCAAGATTGTTCGCGTTACCGAAAATGAGATCGTGGTAGCCATGCGGTTGGTATGGGAGCGTATGAAGATTATAATTGAACCGTCCAGTGCCGTTACCGTGGCCGCTTTGATTCGAGATGCTGAGGAAAACCCGAAAGAGTATATGAGAAAAAAGGCCGGAATTATAATATCTGGCGGTAATGTAGACTTGGGCGACTTACCTTTTGGTAAATAG